The DNA sequence GCCAGCGAGTATAAGTAAAAATCATCTTTAATATGCTGACCATCTTTATTATATTTGTGTACTTCATAATAAGAGTTATCATCAACAAATTCTGAATCATTATTGAAAAAATCTATAAAGTCTGTCATAATGTTAGCCTCTTTTATTAATAAATTACTAATAGTATAACTAATACTTTTATATAAGTCAATATAAGTTAATTTATTAACTAAAGTTTTGGACTAAACTCGCAAGTAACCTGTCATTCCTTACTGGGAAGATTTTCCTGCTTTTAACTATTTGTTAATATGTATCAAGATCTTCGCTATTTTATGTTAATATCCTTACATATTTGAGTATAAGTTTCTGTGAGCATTATTTATAAACGTTACAACACTAATCCATAAAACTTCTCTAATTGCTCGCTCCACAACATCGGTATTTCCCTCAAGTCAGCTAGCCTCAAATCTCTTGGTTGCCTCCCATTTACTATGTCCTCTTTAATTTTTGGTGCTAAATAGTTCAACCTCAAGATTTGCTGTATACGTCTTGTACCTATACTAATTTTGGCACTTAGCTCCTTCACACTTCTATATTTTCCTTCTTCTAGTTGCCGTTTCCACAAATGAGCTCTTACCACTGCTTTAAGTAGTACATTATTTGTTTTACCTTCTGGCTCTACTACTGTGCATTTATTTCCCTTCTTCTTTGTTGGTATAAATTTTTCCTCTGATTCAGAATGCACCTCTATTCCATCTTCTCTTACCATTACTCCCTTTATTAACTTTTTCACTACTTCTTTTTGCTTTCCAAAACTTAAATTTTTCCATTCTTCTGCTTTTTCTCCCCATTTTTCATATAGCTGCTCTGCTTTCTTCATTACTTCTTTTTCTACTTCTCCTGCTACTATTGTTCGATTTATTGATTCACAATTTTTTCCTCTTAAATGGTTATTACATATATAATATCGGTACCTTTTATTCTCTTTTTTTGAGTATGTCAGCGTCATATTTACATCACAGCTCTTGCACTTTATTATCCCCTTTAGTAGCGCTTCCTCATATTTTGCTTTTCTATATGGCTGATTCTTTATTAATTCTTGCGCTTTTTGCCATTTTTCTTGTTCTATTATTGCCTCATGCTTCCCTTCATATTGCTTCTCATAATGTCTGATTTTTCCCATATATATTGGATTTGTTATTATTCTTCTCACCGTCGCTTTTTTAAAGATATCTGCTTTCGTTCTGTAACCTTGACTATTTAGCTCCCTTGCCAATTCTGCCATTGATTTTAGCTCCACATATCTTTCAAATATGTGCCCTACTATTTTCGCTTCTTTTTCATTTATTATTAACTCTTTATCTTTCACATCATATCCCAGCGGTAAAGTTCCTCCCATCCACAATCCTTGCTCTTTTGATGTTGCTATTTTATTTTTTACTCTCTCTACTATCATCTCTCTTTCTAGTTGTGCTGCTCCTGATAATACCGTTTGTACGAACTTTCCCATTGGCGTATTATTGTCAAATATCTGCGTTACTGCTACAAAATTTACTCTATGCCTTCTAAAAAATGACGTTACTTCTATGCTGTCTTTTGTTTCTCTTGATAACCTATCTAGTGTATATACTACTACACAATCTACTTCTCCTTTTTTTACATCTTCAAACAACTCCTTTATCGCTGGTCTTTCTAAATTTTTTCCTGAATATCCTCCATCATCGTGCCTTTTTGCCAATATCACCCAGCCTTCTTTGCTCTTTATATATTTCTCACATGCTACTCGCTGTGCATCAAGACTGTTAAACTTTTGTTCTAGCCCATCCTCATTTGATTTTCTCGTATATATCGCACACCTTACTTCTTTTAGCATTTTATTCTCTTCAATTTTCACTTTTATCACGCATCCCAAATAATAAAGGTCCGTTGTAGCT is a window from the Wolbachia endosymbiont of Armadillidium arcangelii genome containing:
- a CDS encoding recombinase family protein, translated to MLKEVRCAIYTRKSNEDGLEQKFNSLDAQRVACEKYIKSKEGWVILAKRHDDGGYSGKNLERPAIKELFEDVKKGEVDCVVVYTLDRLSRETKDSIEVTSFFRRHRVNFVAVTQIFDNNTPMGKFVQTVLSGAAQLEREMIVERVKNKIATSKEQGLWMGGTLPLGYDVKDKELIINEKEAKIVGHIFERYVELKSMAELARELNSQGYRTKADIFKKATVRRIITNPIYMGKIRHYEKQYEGKHEAIIEQEKWQKAQELIKNQPYRKAKYEEALLKGIIKCKSCDVNMTLTYSKKENKRYRYYICNNHLRGKNCESINRTIVAGEVEKEVMKKAEQLYEKWGEKAEEWKNLSFGKQKEVVKKLIKGVMVREDGIEVHSESEEKFIPTKKKGNKCTVVEPEGKTNNVLLKAVVRAHLWKRQLEEGKYRSVKELSAKISIGTRRIQQILRLNYLAPKIKEDIVNGRQPRDLRLADLREIPMLWSEQLEKFYGLVL